The Sporosarcina sp. Marseille-Q4943 genome includes the window CGGTTGGAGGGTCTACAAGCCATTTCAACGGCTTCGGGTAAGCCAGGTTCGTAATAGGTATAGGGATGATGTTCTCTCGATGATAAAGAAGAGTAAAAGGGGTTTGTTCGTGTTGTTGAAGCTGTTCATTCAGGCGGGCTGCTTTTTGTTCGGGGATTTGCAGCAGTCTTCCTAGATTGTCTGTACCATAATTGAACAGGTTGCGAAGATCGGGGTCCATCTTCAATAGTTCTGCCATTTTATTAAATGGGACGGGATATACATAATGCAATGCTAGTAGCCTTCTGTCGACGTCAGTCAGTTTCACGTCATTCCTCCTTCAATTCAAAAGTATGAAAAGAACAGCATGCAGTGTACACTGCATGCCGTACTGATTCTTAATGAGTTTTACATTTTTCGTAAAGCCCTTTATCCTTGAGGACTTTGATAAGCGTTTCACCGATAACCGATGGCGTGTCAGCTACTTCGATTCCTGCAGCGTTCATCGCCTTGATTTTTTCAGCAGCTGTACCTTTACCGCCGGAAATGATTGCGCCAGCATGGCCCATACGTTTTCCTGGAGGCGCAGTTTGACCGCCGATGAAGCCGACAACAGGTTTCGTCATGTTCGCTTCCACCCATTCAGCAGCTTCTTCTTCTGCCGTACCGCCGATTTCACCGATCATGACGACCGCATATGTTTCCGGATCTTCGTTGAATTCTTTTAGTACGTCGATGAAGTCTGTCCCATTTACAGGGTCTCCGCCAATTCCGACAGCAGTCGTTTGGCCGATGCCTGCTTGAGAGAGCTGATGAACAGCTTCATACGTTAATGTTCCTGAACGTGATACGACGCCTACATGGCCTTTTGTATGGATGTAGCCAGGCATGATGCCGATTTTACACTCATCGGATGTGATAACGCCCGGGCAGTTCGGTCCGACTAGGCGTGTTTTCTTGCCTTCCATATAGCGTTTCACTTTCACCATGTCCAGAACCGGAATATGTTCTGTAATGCAGATTGCCATATCCAATTCAGCATCGACAGCTTCCAAAATTGCATCTGCTGCAAACGGAGCCGGAACGTAGATGACGGAAACGTTAGCACCTGTAGCTTTTACAGCTTCTTCAACCGTATTGAAGACAGGTACTCCTTCAACTTCTGTTCCGCCTTTGCCCGGTGTTACACCGCCGACGATTTTTGTACCATACTCAAGCATCTGTTTCGTATGGAAAAGTGCAGTTGAGCCTGTAATACCTTGTACAATCACTTTTGTATCTTTATTAATATAAATTGCCATCGTTTGTCCCTGCCTTTCTTAGCCTACGAGTTCAACAATCTTTTGTGCACCGTCTGCCATTGTGTCAGCAGCGATGATGTTTAAACCTGATTCATTCAATAGCGCTTTACCTCTGTCTACGTTTGTACCTTCCAAACGTACAACGAGCGGCACTTCAAGGCCTACTTCTTTCGCGGCAGCAATGACACCTTCTGCGATTACGTCACATTTCATGATGCCACCGAAAATATTGACAAAGATTCCTTTGACTTGTTCGTCAGAAAGGATTATTTTGAATGCTTCTGTAACTTTTTCAGCTGTAGCACCGCCCCCAACGTCAAGGAAGTTAGCCGGTGATCCGCCATAGTAATTGATTGTATCCATCGTAGCCATCGCAAGACCTGCACCGTTCACCATGCAGCCGATGTTGCCATCAAGGGATATGTAGCTAAGGTCATATTTGGAAGCTTCGATTTCCTTTGGATCCTCTTCGTCAAAATCGCGTAATTCGACGATATCTTTATGTCGATATAATGCATTGTCATCGAAATTGAATTTCGCATCCAATGCCAATACATCGTCATCGCCTGTAATGACAAGTGGATTGATTTCAACGATTGATGCGTCTTTTTCTACAAATACTTGATAGAGTCCTAGCATGAATTTCGCAGCTTTATTCACAAGATGTGTAGGGATGTTCATATTGAATGCCATACGGCGTGCTTGGAAGCCTGTCAGGCCGACAATCGGATCAACAACTTCTTTGAAGATCTTTTCCGGTGTCTCTTCAGCGACTTCCTCGATGTCCATTCCGCCTTCTTCAGACCCCATAAGTGTTACACGATCTGTTGCGCGGTCGACGACAAGGCCTAGATAATATTCTTTTTTAATATCGGATCCTTCTTCGACGAGAAGTCGTTTCACTTCTTTTCCTTCAGGGCCTGTTTGATGGGTTACAAGGGTTTTGCCAAGAAGCTCTTTTGCATACTCGCGCACCTCGTCAAGATTTTTAGCGATTTTAACACCGCCTGCTTTACCACGCCCGCCAGCATGGATTTGCGCTTTGACGACGATCACGTCAGTACCGAGTTCTTTTGCTGCTTTTACAGCTTCATCGGGAGAGAAAGCTACCCGACCGTTTGAAACAGCAACACCATAATCTCTGAGTAGCTGCTTCCCTTGATATT containing:
- the sucD gene encoding succinate--CoA ligase subunit alpha gives rise to the protein MAIYINKDTKVIVQGITGSTALFHTKQMLEYGTKIVGGVTPGKGGTEVEGVPVFNTVEEAVKATGANVSVIYVPAPFAADAILEAVDAELDMAICITEHIPVLDMVKVKRYMEGKKTRLVGPNCPGVITSDECKIGIMPGYIHTKGHVGVVSRSGTLTYEAVHQLSQAGIGQTTAVGIGGDPVNGTDFIDVLKEFNEDPETYAVVMIGEIGGTAEEEAAEWVEANMTKPVVGFIGGQTAPPGKRMGHAGAIISGGKGTAAEKIKAMNAAGIEVADTPSVIGETLIKVLKDKGLYEKCKTH
- the sucC gene encoding ADP-forming succinate--CoA ligase subunit beta, producing MNIHEYQGKQLLRDYGVAVSNGRVAFSPDEAVKAAKELGTDVIVVKAQIHAGGRGKAGGVKIAKNLDEVREYAKELLGKTLVTHQTGPEGKEVKRLLVEEGSDIKKEYYLGLVVDRATDRVTLMGSEEGGMDIEEVAEETPEKIFKEVVDPIVGLTGFQARRMAFNMNIPTHLVNKAAKFMLGLYQVFVEKDASIVEINPLVITGDDDVLALDAKFNFDDNALYRHKDIVELRDFDEEDPKEIEASKYDLSYISLDGNIGCMVNGAGLAMATMDTINYYGGSPANFLDVGGGATAEKVTEAFKIILSDEQVKGIFVNIFGGIMKCDVIAEGVIAAAKEVGLEVPLVVRLEGTNVDRGKALLNESGLNIIAADTMADGAQKIVELVG